One genomic region from Quercus robur chromosome 4, dhQueRobu3.1, whole genome shotgun sequence encodes:
- the LOC126720518 gene encoding protein SUPPRESSOR OF K(+) TRANSPORT GROWTH DEFECT 1-like isoform X1 — MPHHQRQRDSTVSPPKSIPFEKLSNVKLDDVGGLDDCKQLLKEAAIWPYKYPQFFTGDNASRRPLRTVLLFGPPGTGKTLLAKAIAAEADFYFSRISPSDIVSEWMGKSEQHVKDLFEEARNKAPSIIFIDEIDSLCGPRGGNDENEASRRIKSELLVHMQDVEDVFDVEKHVVILAATNTPYALDQALRRRFDMRIYIPLPDKEARKDIFKVQIGETPSMIDENGLKSLAEGTEGFSGSDISSYVKDALYEPVRATLRANFFTQNRAKVWVPDQGAGKRLQELTEEQSLKIKVPKIKLNDFDIVRKRHKPTVNEADLNLLEKFDNEFGTRISNSYRTGRSDPSNPKLDRNGEKRWFLFLFCIFIIFFLSIRYPHASGFFFCFLFFCFCFLILDKFFTLI, encoded by the exons ATGCCTCACCATCAGCGGCAGCGTGACTCTACGGTCTCGCCCCCGAAATCGATACCTTTTGAGAAGTTGAGTAATGTTAAGTTGGATGATGTGGGTGGACTTGACGATTGCAAACAGTTATTGAAGGAAGCTGCCATATGGCCCTATAAGTATCCTCAATTTTTTACTGGTGACAATG CGAGTCGAAGACCATTGAGGACTGTATTACTATTTGGTCCACCTGGAACAGGGAAGACCCTTCTAGCAAAGGCAATTGCAGCAGAAGCAGACTTTTATTTCTCTAG AATTTCTCCATCAGACATTGTGTCTGAATGGATGGGAAAGAGTGAACAGCATGTCAAAGATCTTTTTGAAGAGGCTCGTAATAAAGCTCCctccattatttttattgacGAAATTGATTCCTTATGCGGCCCACGAGGTGGAAACGATGAGAATGAAGCATCTCGACGAATCAAATCAGAACTTCTTGTACATATGCAG GATGTCGAAGATGTATTCGACGTTGAGAAACATGTTGTGATTCTAGCAGCCACAAATACTCCTTATGCTTTGGATCAg GCCCTAAGGAGGCGTTTTGATATGCGAATCTATATCCCTCTCCCAGATAAAGAGGCAAGGAAAGACATATTTAAG GTTCAGATTGGGGAAACTCCTAGTATGATTGATGAAAATGGATTAAAGAGTTTAGCTGAAGGGACAGAAGGTTTCTCTGGTTCAGATATATCCTCTTAC GTCAAAGATGCACTATATGAGCCTGTTCGTGCAACTCTTAGGGCAAATTTCTTCACTCAAAACAGAGCCAAGGTGTGGGTCCCTGACCAAGGTGCTGGTAAGCGATTGCAGGAACTTACTGAAGAACAAAGTTTAAAG ATCAAGGTACCAAAGAtcaaattaaatgattttgataTAGTGAGAAAGAGACATAAGCCAACTGTAAATGAAGCTGACCTTAACCTGCTTGAGAAGTTTGATAACGAGTTTGGGACAAGGATTTCAAACTCCTACCGGACCGGACGGTCTGACCCGAGTAACCCTAAACTGGATAGAAATGGAGAGAAAcgttggtttttatttttattttgtatttttattattttttttctgagTATCCGTTATCCACATgctagtggtttttttttttgttttttgtttttttgtttttgttttttgatactagataaattttttactttaatttaa
- the LOC126720518 gene encoding protein SUPPRESSOR OF K(+) TRANSPORT GROWTH DEFECT 1-like isoform X2: MPHHQRQRDSTVSPPKSIPFEKLSNVKLDDVGGLDDCKQLLKEAAIWPYKYPQFFTGDNASRRPLRTVLLFGPPGTGKTLLAKAIAAEADFYFSRISPSDIVSEWMGKSEQHVKDLFEEARNKAPSIIFIDEIDSLCGPRGGNDENEASRRIKSELLVHMQDVEDVFDVEKHVVILAATNTPYALDQALRRRFDMRIYIPLPDKEARKDIFKVQIGETPSMIDENGLKSLAEGTEGFSGSDISSYVKDALYEPVRATLRANFFTQNRAKVWVPDQGAGKRLQELTEEQSLKVTGTYVQVLHSF, translated from the exons ATGCCTCACCATCAGCGGCAGCGTGACTCTACGGTCTCGCCCCCGAAATCGATACCTTTTGAGAAGTTGAGTAATGTTAAGTTGGATGATGTGGGTGGACTTGACGATTGCAAACAGTTATTGAAGGAAGCTGCCATATGGCCCTATAAGTATCCTCAATTTTTTACTGGTGACAATG CGAGTCGAAGACCATTGAGGACTGTATTACTATTTGGTCCACCTGGAACAGGGAAGACCCTTCTAGCAAAGGCAATTGCAGCAGAAGCAGACTTTTATTTCTCTAG AATTTCTCCATCAGACATTGTGTCTGAATGGATGGGAAAGAGTGAACAGCATGTCAAAGATCTTTTTGAAGAGGCTCGTAATAAAGCTCCctccattatttttattgacGAAATTGATTCCTTATGCGGCCCACGAGGTGGAAACGATGAGAATGAAGCATCTCGACGAATCAAATCAGAACTTCTTGTACATATGCAG GATGTCGAAGATGTATTCGACGTTGAGAAACATGTTGTGATTCTAGCAGCCACAAATACTCCTTATGCTTTGGATCAg GCCCTAAGGAGGCGTTTTGATATGCGAATCTATATCCCTCTCCCAGATAAAGAGGCAAGGAAAGACATATTTAAG GTTCAGATTGGGGAAACTCCTAGTATGATTGATGAAAATGGATTAAAGAGTTTAGCTGAAGGGACAGAAGGTTTCTCTGGTTCAGATATATCCTCTTAC GTCAAAGATGCACTATATGAGCCTGTTCGTGCAACTCTTAGGGCAAATTTCTTCACTCAAAACAGAGCCAAGGTGTGGGTCCCTGACCAAGGTGCTGGTAAGCGATTGCAGGAACTTACTGAAGAACAAAGTTTAAAG GTTACAGGTACATacgtgcaagtgcttcacagcttctag